In Archaeoglobus profundus DSM 5631, the sequence TCTTCGTCATTTTGCCGTTAAAGGATTTGATAAAATCTACCAACTCCTTAGCAAATTTTGAAGGCATATAGACCCAATAACCTTTCTTAGAGCCCTTTGAGATATTTGCTATCGGATATCTCGCAATTCTATCCTTATATACTATTTTAAGGGGATCGAAGTTGTTTAACATAGCTACGGCCTGCTTGCCTCTCACACCTGAATATACGAACAGTTTGAACAGAATTTGCATCTTCCTGGATCTCCTGCTTATCTTATCCCTCCAAGCCTCCAGCAATTCGTTAGTGTCGATGAAAATCTCTCTAACTCCTGCATTCTCAACTTTCACAGCTTTCCTAAACCTCTCTATGAAATCCAAAGGATAGCCTTTGATTTCTAAGAAATTCAATAAGTTCCTGAATCCCCTCTCAAACCATCTTCTTTTCCCGATACTATCTATGGATGACAGGATTTCGATTACC encodes:
- a CDS encoding integrase; amino-acid sequence: MKWLERKVEPDTARFYIKYLDEYLMDSITDVQQVIEILSSIDSIGKRRWFERGFRNLLNFLEIKGYPLDFIERFRKAVKVENAGVREIFIDTNELLEAWRDKISRRSRKMQILFKLFVYSGVRGKQAVAMLNNFDPLKIVYKDRIARYPIANISKGSKKGYWVYMPSKFAKELVDFIKSFNGKMTKKTIDNMRFGRVSASTIRKWHLNFLIENGVPESVADFIQGRASLTVGSTHYLNKTKQADEWYSRVVDRFPIKG